In a single window of the Nicotiana tomentosiformis chromosome 8, ASM39032v3, whole genome shotgun sequence genome:
- the LOC104120871 gene encoding TOM1-like protein 9 isoform X2: MHVAEKDLLHEMVKIVKKKQPDLHVKEKVLILIDTWQEAFGGPRARYPQFYGAYQELLRIGAVFPQRSERSAPVFTPPQTHPLASYPQNLRNPESGQEAAESSAEAEYPTLSLTEIQNARGIMDVLAEMLSALDPENKEGLKQEVIVDLVEQCRTYKQRVVHLVNSTTDESLLCQGLALNDELQRVLAKHEAIAAGTSVKVEKPKSDSVQSLVNVDAPLIDTGDSRQSDQGSTSSTSLGTQLLLPAPPSASSPSTTANVGPKIDLLSGDDFSLPTAADALALVPVGGEPQPASPVSQQNALALVDMFSPPSNSQSLYSVGQTHPSSPQFQQQSFNPTQPSLYPNGSAPVTTYTQGSNAAWNGQISQQQQSSSPVYGGQSSSSFPPPPWEAEAAENGQMVGNPHAQPMQNNQLLPGSPHALPMHNNQLMAGSPNALSMQNNQLVAANSQQLAGGSYAHGMYAHQITGGHPAMLNQTMQSNQMVGLSPQPMQGGQLMGMFPQQMPSGQMGYMYSQQMYGNQMAGYGYGYAQPQNTQFLNQRMSGLSVRDDGVLNNSSYPVSTPSYVPSGKPSKPEDKLFGDLVDISKFKSSKTTPGRAGSM; encoded by the exons ATGCATGTTGCTGAGAAAGATCTCCTTCATGAGATGGTGAAAATTGTAAAAAAGAAG CAACCCGACTTGCATGTCAAGGAAAAAGTATTAATTTTGATAGACACATGGCAAGAAGCATTTGGAGGACCAAGGGCAAGATACCCACAATTTTATGGAGCATACCAGGAGTTGCTG CGCATTGGAGCTGTATTCCCTCAGAGATCTGAGAGATCAGCCCCAGTGTTCACACCCCCCCAAACACATCCACTGGCTTCATACCCACAGAATCTACGGAATCCTGAATCCGGACAGGAAGCAGCTGAGTCTTCTGCAGAGGCTGAATATCCAACCTTGAG CTTGACAGAGATCCAGAATGCACGTGGTATCATGGATGTCCTTGCTGAAATGCTGAGTGCATTAGATCCGGAAAACAAAGag GGACTGAAACAAGAggtgattgttgatttggtggaaCAATGTCGTACCTACAAGCAAAGAGTGGTACACCTTGTAAACTCGACTAC GGATGAATCACTGCTTTGTCAAGGGCTAGCGCTGAATGATGAATTGCAGCGTGTATTGGCCAAACATGAAGCTATTGCTGCAGGAACTTCTGTTAAAGTGGAAAAACCAAAATCTGATTCAGTTCAATCACTTGTAAATGTTGATGCTCCTCTTATTGATACTGGAGACAGCAGACAGTCAGACCAAGG ATCTACTTCAAGTACTAGCTTAGGGACACAGTTGCTTCTTCCAGCTCCTCCATCAGCTAGCAGTCCATCAACAACAGCAAATGTTGGCCCGAAAATTGATCTTCTGAGTGGAGATGACTTTAGCTTGCCTACGGCTGCGGATGCACTGGCTCTTGTTCCTGTTGGTGGAGAACCTCAGCCTGCAAGTCCTGTTTCACAGCAGAATGCCCTTGCTCTTGTTGACATGTTTTCACCACCCAGCAACTCACAATCTCTATATTCAGTTGGGCAGACGCATCCTTCATCCCCTCAGTTTCAACAACAGAGTTTCAATCCTACCCAGCCATCTTTGTACCCAAATGGAAGTGCCCCTGTAACAACCTATACACAAGGCTCTAATGCGGCGTGGAACGGACAGATATCACAGCAACAGCAGTCATCTTCTCCGGTTTATG GTGGTCAAAGCAGTAGTTCTTTTCCACCACCTCCATGGGAAGCTGAGGCAGCTGAGAATGGCCAAATGGTAGGGAATCCTCATGCTCAACCAATGCAAAATAATCAGTTGTTGCCAGGTAGTCCACATGCTCTACCAATGCACAACAATCAGCTAATGGCTGGTAGTCCAAATGCTTTATCAATGCAAAATAATCAGCTGGTGGCAGCTAACAGCCAGCAATTAGCTGGTGGTTCATATGCCCATGGTATGTATGCACATCAGATCACTGGTGGACACCCCGCCATGCTGAACCAGACTATGCAAAGCAATCAGATGGTAGGCTTGTCACCTCAACCAATGCAAGGTGGGCAATTGATGGGTATGTTTCCACAACAAATGCCATCTGGGCAGATGGGTTATATGTATTCTCAGCAAATGTATGGCAACCAAATGGCTGGTTATGGCTACGGTTATGCCCAACCACAAAACACTCAATTTCTTAACCAGAGAATGTCTGGGCTCTCCGTGAGGGATGATGGCGTCCTAAATAATTCGTCCTATCCAGTTTCAACTCCTTCATATGTACCATCTGGAAAGCCCTCAAAGCCGGAAGACAAACTATTTGGGGATCTTGTTGACATTTCAAAGTTCAAGTCATCCAAAACTACTCCTGGCAGAGCTGGGAGCATGTGA
- the LOC104120871 gene encoding TOM1-like protein 9 isoform X1 yields MVNAMVERATSDMLIGPDWAMNLEICDICNHDPAQAKDVVKGIKRRLGSKNPKVQLLALTLLETIVKNCGDIVHMHVAEKDLLHEMVKIVKKKQPDLHVKEKVLILIDTWQEAFGGPRARYPQFYGAYQELLRIGAVFPQRSERSAPVFTPPQTHPLASYPQNLRNPESGQEAAESSAEAEYPTLSLTEIQNARGIMDVLAEMLSALDPENKEGLKQEVIVDLVEQCRTYKQRVVHLVNSTTDESLLCQGLALNDELQRVLAKHEAIAAGTSVKVEKPKSDSVQSLVNVDAPLIDTGDSRQSDQGSTSSTSLGTQLLLPAPPSASSPSTTANVGPKIDLLSGDDFSLPTAADALALVPVGGEPQPASPVSQQNALALVDMFSPPSNSQSLYSVGQTHPSSPQFQQQSFNPTQPSLYPNGSAPVTTYTQGSNAAWNGQISQQQQSSSPVYGGQSSSSFPPPPWEAEAAENGQMVGNPHAQPMQNNQLLPGSPHALPMHNNQLMAGSPNALSMQNNQLVAANSQQLAGGSYAHGMYAHQITGGHPAMLNQTMQSNQMVGLSPQPMQGGQLMGMFPQQMPSGQMGYMYSQQMYGNQMAGYGYGYAQPQNTQFLNQRMSGLSVRDDGVLNNSSYPVSTPSYVPSGKPSKPEDKLFGDLVDISKFKSSKTTPGRAGSM; encoded by the exons CTGTTGGAAACAATTGTGAAGAATTGTGGGGATATTGTTCATATGCATGTTGCTGAGAAAGATCTCCTTCATGAGATGGTGAAAATTGTAAAAAAGAAG CAACCCGACTTGCATGTCAAGGAAAAAGTATTAATTTTGATAGACACATGGCAAGAAGCATTTGGAGGACCAAGGGCAAGATACCCACAATTTTATGGAGCATACCAGGAGTTGCTG CGCATTGGAGCTGTATTCCCTCAGAGATCTGAGAGATCAGCCCCAGTGTTCACACCCCCCCAAACACATCCACTGGCTTCATACCCACAGAATCTACGGAATCCTGAATCCGGACAGGAAGCAGCTGAGTCTTCTGCAGAGGCTGAATATCCAACCTTGAG CTTGACAGAGATCCAGAATGCACGTGGTATCATGGATGTCCTTGCTGAAATGCTGAGTGCATTAGATCCGGAAAACAAAGag GGACTGAAACAAGAggtgattgttgatttggtggaaCAATGTCGTACCTACAAGCAAAGAGTGGTACACCTTGTAAACTCGACTAC GGATGAATCACTGCTTTGTCAAGGGCTAGCGCTGAATGATGAATTGCAGCGTGTATTGGCCAAACATGAAGCTATTGCTGCAGGAACTTCTGTTAAAGTGGAAAAACCAAAATCTGATTCAGTTCAATCACTTGTAAATGTTGATGCTCCTCTTATTGATACTGGAGACAGCAGACAGTCAGACCAAGG ATCTACTTCAAGTACTAGCTTAGGGACACAGTTGCTTCTTCCAGCTCCTCCATCAGCTAGCAGTCCATCAACAACAGCAAATGTTGGCCCGAAAATTGATCTTCTGAGTGGAGATGACTTTAGCTTGCCTACGGCTGCGGATGCACTGGCTCTTGTTCCTGTTGGTGGAGAACCTCAGCCTGCAAGTCCTGTTTCACAGCAGAATGCCCTTGCTCTTGTTGACATGTTTTCACCACCCAGCAACTCACAATCTCTATATTCAGTTGGGCAGACGCATCCTTCATCCCCTCAGTTTCAACAACAGAGTTTCAATCCTACCCAGCCATCTTTGTACCCAAATGGAAGTGCCCCTGTAACAACCTATACACAAGGCTCTAATGCGGCGTGGAACGGACAGATATCACAGCAACAGCAGTCATCTTCTCCGGTTTATG GTGGTCAAAGCAGTAGTTCTTTTCCACCACCTCCATGGGAAGCTGAGGCAGCTGAGAATGGCCAAATGGTAGGGAATCCTCATGCTCAACCAATGCAAAATAATCAGTTGTTGCCAGGTAGTCCACATGCTCTACCAATGCACAACAATCAGCTAATGGCTGGTAGTCCAAATGCTTTATCAATGCAAAATAATCAGCTGGTGGCAGCTAACAGCCAGCAATTAGCTGGTGGTTCATATGCCCATGGTATGTATGCACATCAGATCACTGGTGGACACCCCGCCATGCTGAACCAGACTATGCAAAGCAATCAGATGGTAGGCTTGTCACCTCAACCAATGCAAGGTGGGCAATTGATGGGTATGTTTCCACAACAAATGCCATCTGGGCAGATGGGTTATATGTATTCTCAGCAAATGTATGGCAACCAAATGGCTGGTTATGGCTACGGTTATGCCCAACCACAAAACACTCAATTTCTTAACCAGAGAATGTCTGGGCTCTCCGTGAGGGATGATGGCGTCCTAAATAATTCGTCCTATCCAGTTTCAACTCCTTCATATGTACCATCTGGAAAGCCCTCAAAGCCGGAAGACAAACTATTTGGGGATCTTGTTGACATTTCAAAGTTCAAGTCATCCAAAACTACTCCTGGCAGAGCTGGGAGCATGTGA